The genomic segment ATACGGCAGCATCGACAGGCAGTAGTACTTGGGCTTGTCGGCCCGTTCCGTGACCTCGAACGCGCGGGTCGACGTCCAGAAGGTCTGGGCATCGGATTCCACCGGAGTGGGCTGATAGGCGTTGGGATCGACGACGACGGGTTCGCTGGACACGGGACGCTGCTTGCTGCGGAAACGGCCGGGAAGCCTACCGCAGCGCCGATGCCGCCGCCATTCGGACTGCGCCCGCCGCCGCGCCGCGGACGTGATGCACGTCACTGCGGATAGAATCGCGCCAACGCCGTCAGGTTCCCCGCCTTGCCTGCATCGTCCTCCCGGTTGTCGTCCTACCGCCTGCCCGCGTTCGCGTTGGCGCTGCTGCTGCTGTTGGGCGTCGGGATCGCCAGCGTCTGGGGGGTGTCGAGCCTGCGCACGAGCAACGAGTGGATCGGGCACACCTACGAGGTGATCAACCGGATCGAAGTCGCCGAGCGCGCGATCCGCAGTACCGAGGCCAACGCCCGCGCCTACCGGCTGACCGGCCATCCCGAATTCCGCAGCCAGTACCTGATCGCGACCCACCAGGTGGACACCGCCCACGAGGCGCTGGCGTCCGCGATCCGCGACAACCCCGCCCAGCATGCACGGGTGAAGCGGATGCGCGAGGCAGCGCAGGCGCATCTGGTCGAACTGCGCCGGCTGTTCGATCTGCAGGAGCTGCAGGGCGCCGAAGCCGCCCGCCAGGCGACGAATTCGACATTGACCTTGCGGCAATGGAACGAATTCGACACCGCGGCTTCGGAAATGCGGCGCGAAGAACTGCGCCTGCTCGACCAGCGCAAGGCACGCAGCGACCGGTCCGCAACCTTGCTGAGCGCCATCGTCGTGCTGGGCATGCTGCTGTCGGGCGGACTGATGATCTCGCTGATGGTCAGCGTGACGCGCGAGAACAAGCGTGCGCGCCGACTCGAACTCGAAGCGCGCGGCGCGGCGCACGAGATGGCGCTGAGCATGGCGCAGGTCGGCGAACTGTCGAAGCAGCGGCATGAGCTCGCCCGCTATTCCGGCCTGCTGCAGAGCTGCCAGACGCTGGACGAGATCGTGCAGCTGTCGATCGACACCATCCGCCGTCTGGTGCCAGACGCCAGCGGCCGGTTCTATCTGATCCGCGCCTCGCAGAATTTCCACGACAGCGTCGCCAGTTTCGGCGATCACCTGATCAGCAGCCCCGATTCGCTGATGCCAGCCGACTGCTGGGCGCTGCGTCGCGGGCAGGCGCACATGGTTTCCGGCGAAGAAGCGCGCCAGCTGAGCTGCGCGCATCTGGATACCGGCACGCCGGCGCCGGGCATCACATCGCTGTGTCTGCCGCTCAGTGCGCAGGGCACGTCGATCGGCCTGCTCCACGTCAGTGCGGCCACCGATGCGATGGACCACGGCTCGGCGGTCGACGAGCTCATCGGTCAGCTCGCCGAGCAACTGGGCCTGGCGATTGCCAACCTGCAATTGCGCGAAAC from the Luteimonas fraxinea genome contains:
- a CDS encoding sensor domain-containing diguanylate cyclase — translated: MPASSSRLSSYRLPAFALALLLLLGVGIASVWGVSSLRTSNEWIGHTYEVINRIEVAERAIRSTEANARAYRLTGHPEFRSQYLIATHQVDTAHEALASAIRDNPAQHARVKRMREAAQAHLVELRRLFDLQELQGAEAARQATNSTLTLRQWNEFDTAASEMRREELRLLDQRKARSDRSATLLSAIVVLGMLLSGGLMISLMVSVTRENKRARRLELEARGAAHEMALSMAQVGELSKQRHELARYSGLLQSCQTLDEIVQLSIDTIRRLVPDASGRFYLIRASQNFHDSVASFGDHLISSPDSLMPADCWALRRGQAHMVSGEEARQLSCAHLDTGTPAPGITSLCLPLSAQGTSIGLLHVSAATDAMDHGSAVDELIGQLAEQLGLAIANLQLRETLRTQSLRDPLTGLFNRRYLEESLARELQRCERRNLPLSVLMLDVDHFKRFNDTHGHAAGDALLGQVGRQIQAGVRAEDIACRYGGEEFTVVLPELDAAGALVRAEQIRRAVEIATVQHLGQQLGPVTMSIGISTFPGDGLTPEVLLQLADATLYRAKAEGRNRVLHVSYDD